A genomic stretch from Gardnerella leopoldii includes:
- a CDS encoding deoxyguanosinetriphosphate triphosphohydrolase, with product MCNEVIASDNEIVGEYDLHDTERWASEPHHTRVRTPFERDRARIIHSSALRRLGAKSQVLVAGSDDFARTRLTHTLEVAQIGRQIAAMLGCDPDVVDCACLSHDLGHPPFGHNGERALAELAKNIGGFEGNAQTLRLLTRLEPKVFRENGRSAGVNLTRAALDAAVKYPWGLEEAKAHDKGERDLKFCVYPDDRDVFEWLKIGAPREAKPMECQIMDLSDDIAYSVHDIEDAIVTGAFNPALVADSKVVDEVIEETHAWYGERWDVDKLLDALKRLRSLHMFPNSFDGSRRALAQLKNITSALIGRFASSVEHATRERYGNGPLVRYRANLVIPENTSYEIVMLKSLAVHFIIAPREREVYKREQKILTDLVEVFMSKSPRSHDAMEEVFVGDWNECTNDDERLRVAIDQVASLTDGSATTLHAALC from the coding sequence ATGTGCAACGAAGTAATTGCATCGGATAATGAGATCGTTGGCGAATACGATTTGCATGATACTGAGCGCTGGGCGAGTGAGCCTCATCACACTCGTGTGAGAACGCCTTTTGAACGAGATCGTGCGCGAATCATACACTCATCTGCGCTACGTCGATTGGGTGCAAAAAGCCAGGTTTTAGTTGCGGGTTCGGATGATTTTGCTCGAACTCGCTTGACACATACTTTGGAAGTTGCGCAAATTGGTAGGCAAATTGCAGCAATGCTTGGATGCGATCCGGATGTTGTTGATTGCGCTTGCTTATCGCACGACTTAGGGCACCCACCATTTGGCCATAACGGAGAACGCGCGCTCGCAGAATTAGCGAAAAATATTGGTGGATTTGAAGGAAACGCACAAACTCTTCGCTTACTTACGCGCTTAGAACCGAAAGTTTTTCGCGAAAACGGTAGAAGTGCAGGAGTAAATCTTACGCGCGCAGCATTAGATGCTGCAGTGAAGTATCCGTGGGGATTAGAAGAAGCAAAAGCGCACGATAAAGGCGAGCGTGATTTGAAATTCTGTGTGTATCCGGATGATCGAGATGTGTTTGAATGGCTGAAAATTGGTGCTCCACGCGAAGCAAAACCAATGGAATGTCAAATAATGGATCTTTCAGACGACATTGCTTACAGTGTGCACGATATTGAGGATGCGATTGTAACTGGCGCTTTTAACCCTGCTTTAGTTGCGGATTCAAAAGTTGTAGATGAAGTTATTGAAGAAACCCATGCATGGTATGGTGAACGTTGGGATGTAGATAAACTTTTGGATGCTTTGAAACGTTTGCGCTCGCTTCACATGTTTCCTAATTCTTTCGACGGTTCTCGTCGAGCGCTAGCGCAGTTGAAAAATATTACTAGTGCTCTTATTGGTCGTTTTGCAAGCTCTGTTGAGCACGCTACGCGTGAGCGTTATGGCAACGGTCCGCTTGTTCGCTACCGCGCAAACCTTGTGATTCCGGAAAATACTTCCTACGAAATTGTGATGCTGAAAAGCTTAGCTGTGCACTTTATAATCGCTCCTCGCGAGCGTGAAGTTTATAAGCGCGAACAGAAAATTTTGACAGATTTAGTAGAAGTATTTATGAGCAAGTCGCCGCGCTCGCACGATGCAATGGAGGAAGTATTCGTGGGAGATTGGAACGAGTGCACTAACGATGATGAGCGTCTTCGTGTTGCAATCGACCAGGTGGCAAGTCTTACAGACGGTTCTGCTACAACTCTTCACGCGGCTTTGTGCTAG
- the alr gene encoding alanine racemase: protein MSTDLSNAASNSARNAAMLEANYARALSVYPGQVIVDLKALRDNMRTLVERVSQDLQPSQNAPEVMGVVKADGYGHGLVPSALAALAGGATWLGTAQPYEALRLRAAGIDSSRCHILTWLTSAPTTRFADLITADIDISVGSVDSLDAVAFAARKLGKPARVHVKVDTGFGRNGFTPEGFSAALEKLQQYSSEGVIEVIGQWSHLAVADSPDVPEFVDATDRQIQQFHEFTNRMKEASVAPKIRHLANTAATLNRPEIRFELVRPGIGLYGYEPDPAMGDSQTYGLQPAMTLQAQLGTVKAVEEGHGISYGRTYLTPNNTSTAIVPLGYADGILRSASGFDMQGARHVDKQGGPVRVETNKGARILNVSGRVCMDQFIVDLKGDAAELGVREGDTVTLFGPGRGVEFAEPTADDWAEAAGTISYEIMTGIGPRVPRLYRNAYEVLSSSDIAKLDAKSLI, encoded by the coding sequence ATGAGTACAGATTTAAGTAATGCGGCAAGTAATAGTGCACGTAATGCGGCAATGTTAGAAGCAAACTATGCTCGCGCGTTAAGCGTATACCCTGGGCAAGTAATTGTCGATTTGAAGGCGCTTCGAGACAATATGCGTACTTTGGTTGAGCGCGTTTCGCAAGATTTGCAGCCTAGTCAGAATGCGCCGGAAGTTATGGGAGTCGTAAAAGCAGACGGATACGGTCACGGGCTTGTTCCTAGTGCGCTCGCGGCTTTGGCTGGAGGTGCTACTTGGCTTGGCACAGCTCAACCGTACGAAGCGTTGCGTTTGCGTGCAGCTGGTATTGATTCTAGCCGTTGCCATATTCTCACTTGGCTTACTAGCGCTCCAACTACGAGATTTGCAGATCTGATTACAGCAGATATCGATATTTCAGTAGGCTCTGTTGACTCTCTTGATGCTGTAGCTTTTGCTGCACGAAAGTTAGGTAAACCTGCTCGCGTGCACGTAAAAGTCGATACTGGTTTTGGACGAAACGGTTTTACGCCAGAAGGTTTTAGTGCCGCTCTAGAAAAATTGCAACAATACTCTAGTGAAGGCGTAATTGAGGTTATTGGCCAATGGAGTCACTTAGCTGTGGCAGATTCTCCTGATGTTCCAGAATTTGTAGATGCAACCGACCGGCAAATCCAACAATTCCACGAGTTTACAAATCGCATGAAAGAAGCATCTGTGGCACCTAAAATCCGCCATTTAGCGAATACTGCTGCAACGCTTAATCGTCCAGAAATTCGTTTTGAGCTTGTTAGACCAGGAATTGGTTTGTATGGATACGAGCCGGATCCTGCAATGGGGGATTCTCAAACTTATGGATTGCAACCAGCTATGACGCTTCAAGCGCAACTTGGCACTGTAAAAGCTGTAGAAGAAGGGCATGGAATTTCCTACGGGCGCACGTATTTAACTCCAAATAATACGAGTACTGCTATTGTGCCGCTTGGTTACGCTGACGGAATTTTGCGATCTGCTTCCGGATTTGATATGCAAGGTGCGCGTCATGTTGATAAGCAGGGCGGACCGGTTAGAGTAGAAACCAATAAAGGTGCGCGAATTTTGAATGTTTCAGGGCGAGTTTGCATGGATCAGTTCATAGTTGATTTAAAAGGCGATGCTGCAGAGTTAGGCGTCCGAGAAGGCGATACTGTAACGCTTTTTGGTCCTGGAAGAGGTGTGGAATTTGCTGAGCCTACTGCCGACGATTGGGCAGAAGCTGCAGGAACAATCAGCTACGAAATCATGACTGGAATCGGACCTCGCGTGCCGCGGCTTTACCGCAATGCTTACGAAGTGCTATCTTCTAGCGATATTGCAAAATTGGACGCAAAAAGTCTTATATAG
- a CDS encoding GNAT family N-acetyltransferase, whose translation MEDITLRKATLGDLRNIEHIYENARKFMRVTGNPHQWGNSFPLVSSVIEDIRLKRFYLIVDEDPESHNERILAQFALCEGVDEVYASIDGAWLDDISPYVTIHRLASSGIKPKMATACLHWVQQNYNNVRIDTHPDNVIMQKVITRAGFSRCGLVVIPDRAHSAVRIAYQWVQTLNHVI comes from the coding sequence ATGGAAGATATAACATTGAGAAAAGCAACTCTTGGTGACTTGCGAAATATTGAGCATATTTATGAAAATGCTCGCAAATTTATGCGTGTTACAGGCAATCCTCATCAGTGGGGGAATAGTTTTCCACTTGTTTCAAGTGTTATTGAGGATATTCGTTTAAAACGTTTCTATTTGATTGTTGACGAGGATCCAGAATCGCATAACGAGCGTATTTTAGCGCAATTCGCATTATGCGAAGGTGTTGATGAAGTGTATGCCAGTATTGACGGTGCATGGCTTGATGATATTTCCCCTTATGTAACAATTCACCGCTTAGCATCTTCGGGAATAAAACCAAAAATGGCAACAGCGTGCTTGCATTGGGTGCAGCAAAACTATAATAATGTACGCATTGATACGCATCCAGATAACGTGATTATGCAAAAAGTAATTACGCGTGCAGGGTTTAGTCGTTGTGGATTGGTCGTTATTCCAGATCGTGCGCACAGTGCAGTACGTATTGCATACCAATGGGTGCAAACACTTAATCATGTCATATGA
- a CDS encoding S-ribosylhomocysteine lyase: protein MNKQDASRPRPESFELDHTKVKAPYVRYINTQKGPNGDVISNYDIRLTQPNEEAIPTAALHTIEHMIAVLLRERIDGYIDCSPFGCRTGFHLLTWGEHSTEDVARALKESLEFIAFNATWDDVPATTIESCGNYRDHSLFGASQWCKDILAKGISSDPFERKLV from the coding sequence ATGAATAAGCAGGATGCGTCTAGACCTAGACCAGAAAGTTTTGAACTAGATCATACTAAAGTAAAAGCACCTTATGTGCGCTATATCAATACGCAAAAAGGTCCTAATGGGGATGTTATTTCCAACTATGATATTCGTTTAACGCAGCCTAATGAGGAAGCGATTCCTACTGCAGCTTTGCACACAATTGAGCATATGATTGCAGTGTTACTTCGTGAGCGTATTGATGGCTATATTGATTGCTCGCCTTTTGGCTGCAGAACTGGTTTTCATCTGCTAACTTGGGGCGAACACAGCACAGAAGATGTGGCGCGCGCTTTAAAGGAATCTCTTGAGTTTATTGCGTTTAATGCCACCTGGGATGATGTTCCTGCAACAACTATTGAATCTTGCGGCAACTATAGAGACCACAGTTTATTTGGTGCTAGTCAATGGTGTAAAGATATTCTAGCGAAGGGAATTAGTTCGGATCCTTTTGAGCGCAAACTTGTGTAA
- the nikE gene encoding nickel ABC transporter ATP-binding protein NikE: protein MSLNIQNLTLKLGGKLILDNVSIEISDGERVGLVGSSGSGKSMLIRAITGLLPSNAEISGSCMLGNFQTVKAKDENLASIRGKYVGVVFQQANRALNPMLSVEKQISLPLRIHYNLDDDDIHNRVRMMLEKVGLSKNLASKRTFELSGGQQQRVGIATALITSPRLILADEPTTALDSVTQSEVVRMLASLVDDMGASMLFVTHDFSVLSHAANRCYVLDSGRVVDSENIKNLLDNPRISSTKQLVSAAKKLTFRAQNLGSKNLDSAKVGSANVDFANTGSVNTGSANVDSKKFNSRIGNSEENSLINAKNIHVTLGRAKTRAEVLSGVDLNLNIGESLAIIGGSGSGKTTLIRAMLGLETLSEGNVTYCGEIVNNANLLEVNKNACTLMRRESSLVFQHPFAALDPRWTVQKSVAEPLRIWQKSLKLDDATIEQRVCEMLKLVGLKPEDFLERHPHELSGGQAQCVCIARALINNPRVLLADEPMSAIDVAERTRILDAFASIRSERKSMSCIFVSHDLGMIRHLATRVIVLNEGKVVECGSVNDVLNNPQNDYTRALVNAAIM from the coding sequence ATGAGCTTAAATATTCAAAATCTTACGCTAAAACTTGGCGGAAAACTAATTCTTGACAACGTATCAATTGAGATTTCTGACGGTGAGCGTGTTGGCTTAGTTGGTTCTTCTGGCTCTGGCAAATCTATGCTAATTCGAGCTATAACTGGATTATTGCCGTCAAATGCTGAAATTTCAGGCTCTTGTATGCTTGGCAATTTTCAAACAGTGAAAGCAAAAGATGAAAATTTAGCTTCTATTCGCGGAAAATACGTTGGTGTAGTATTTCAGCAGGCTAATAGAGCGCTTAATCCAATGTTAAGCGTTGAAAAACAAATTTCTTTGCCTTTGCGAATACATTACAATCTAGATGATGACGATATTCACAATCGAGTACGCATGATGCTTGAAAAAGTAGGGTTGTCGAAAAATCTCGCATCTAAACGCACGTTTGAGCTTTCTGGAGGTCAACAGCAGCGAGTTGGTATTGCTACAGCTTTGATTACTTCTCCGCGTTTGATTTTGGCTGATGAGCCTACTACCGCGCTTGACTCGGTTACACAAAGTGAAGTTGTGCGAATGCTTGCTTCACTTGTAGATGATATGGGCGCTTCAATGCTTTTTGTAACGCACGATTTTTCTGTGCTTTCGCATGCTGCTAATCGTTGCTATGTGCTCGATTCTGGGCGTGTGGTCGATAGTGAAAATATTAAGAATTTGCTTGATAATCCGCGTATTTCTTCTACTAAACAATTAGTGAGCGCTGCTAAAAAGTTGACTTTTAGAGCGCAAAATTTAGGTTCTAAAAATTTAGATTCTGCAAAAGTGGGTTCTGCAAATGTTGATTTTGCAAATACTGGTTCTGTAAATACTGGTTCTGCAAACGTTGATTCTAAGAAATTTAATTCCCGTATTGGCAATAGTGAAGAAAATTCGCTTATAAATGCAAAAAATATTCACGTTACTTTAGGTCGCGCAAAAACTCGTGCTGAAGTGTTAAGCGGTGTAGATTTAAATCTTAATATTGGCGAATCTTTGGCGATTATTGGCGGATCTGGTTCCGGCAAAACAACTCTTATACGCGCTATGTTGGGGCTTGAAACTCTTTCTGAAGGAAACGTTACTTATTGCGGTGAAATTGTAAATAATGCCAATTTATTAGAAGTAAATAAAAATGCTTGTACGCTTATGAGACGCGAATCGTCGCTTGTATTTCAGCATCCGTTTGCCGCATTGGATCCACGCTGGACAGTTCAAAAAAGTGTTGCTGAGCCTCTTAGAATATGGCAAAAATCGCTTAAATTAGACGATGCAACTATTGAGCAGCGTGTTTGTGAAATGCTGAAATTAGTAGGCTTAAAACCTGAAGATTTTTTGGAACGTCATCCTCACGAGCTTTCTGGCGGTCAAGCGCAATGTGTTTGTATTGCTCGCGCATTAATCAATAATCCTCGAGTTTTGCTTGCTGACGAGCCTATGAGTGCAATTGATGTTGCGGAAAGAACTCGCATTTTAGACGCTTTTGCATCCATTCGCTCCGAGCGTAAAAGCATGTCATGCATATTCGTAAGTCATGATTTGGGTATGATCCGGCATTTAGCAACGCGAGTTATTGTTCTTAATGAAGGAAAAGTTGTGGAATGTGGCAGTGTAAATGATGTGCTCAATAATCCACAAAATGACTACACTCGTGCTCTTGTAAACGCAGCAATCATGTAA
- a CDS encoding ABC transporter permease encodes MCNMSKKSIKVKSTLFKRIWNATFGKFVCLTFAIWFFVALLSLLWTPYSLLETNGFKVWQKPSFSHWLGTDGTGSDMLSWLMAGSRIELILVFSTVLVATCVGFIVLSFMISSSQIVRTISIMSVDALISIPTVLIALMLAVPFGASVVVIVIACGTGYGLNLARIVRPSAQLALQSDYVTSAVLQGSSRKYVLIHHVLPNIIPVAFVELSLSAGTVILAESGLTYLGIGVPSGVPSWGRVLATSVSLIHVNPLSVVWPGLIVTVVVVALNLFGDVLRKVLDPSSKSTNKVGEK; translated from the coding sequence ATGTGCAATATGTCTAAAAAAAGTATCAAAGTAAAATCTACTTTGTTTAAGCGCATATGGAATGCTACTTTCGGTAAATTTGTGTGTTTAACGTTTGCAATATGGTTTTTTGTTGCTTTGCTTTCGCTTTTATGGACTCCGTACTCACTTTTAGAAACTAATGGTTTTAAAGTATGGCAGAAGCCGTCTTTTTCGCATTGGCTTGGCACGGACGGCACTGGTTCAGATATGCTTAGTTGGCTTATGGCAGGTTCAAGAATTGAGCTGATTCTCGTTTTTTCTACTGTTCTAGTTGCTACTTGTGTTGGGTTTATTGTTTTGAGCTTTATGATTTCTAGTTCACAAATTGTTCGCACAATAAGCATTATGTCTGTTGACGCATTGATTTCTATTCCAACTGTTTTAATTGCGCTTATGCTTGCAGTTCCGTTTGGAGCTAGTGTTGTTGTGATTGTTATTGCTTGTGGAACTGGCTATGGCTTGAATTTAGCACGTATTGTACGACCTAGTGCGCAGCTTGCGTTGCAATCTGATTATGTGACTTCAGCTGTTTTGCAAGGTTCCTCGCGTAAATATGTTCTTATTCATCATGTTTTACCAAATATTATTCCTGTTGCTTTTGTTGAGCTTTCTCTTTCTGCAGGAACTGTTATTTTGGCTGAAAGTGGCTTAACATACTTGGGTATTGGTGTTCCTTCTGGAGTTCCTAGCTGGGGGCGCGTGTTGGCTACTTCTGTTTCGTTAATTCACGTAAATCCTTTATCGGTTGTCTGGCCAGGTTTGATTGTGACTGTGGTTGTTGTTGCTCTTAATCTTTTTGGTGACGTATTGCGCAAAGTTTTAGATCCTTCATCAAAAAGTACGAATAAAGTAGGGGAAAAATGA
- a CDS encoding ABC transporter permease: protein MFRMICYRVLLFTLALLGISVVIFISLRVLPGDVAQVMAGLNAPSGKAEELRAELGINKPLFTQYVDWICGVFRGDFGVSMLTGRSVSSTIAMRASITFPLILLGLFIALVVGISLGCLQITHEGKFSQAIMRFLAITAGSVPALWGCMLLILLLGRGIGVFSLLPTQGFPTDGWSEFPEAFASLLIPALTVGLIVGSSFMRYTAATVENIVKSEVASQAMACGMTRKQVVWRVGLRLALPQLVSVIGLTFAHMVMGVMVIENLFSLPGIGTGMVRDVGLRDLIAVQGELFMLAALFLLIGFVVDITHRLLDPRLSKDSLN, encoded by the coding sequence ATGTTTCGCATGATTTGCTACAGAGTATTGCTGTTTACTCTTGCTTTACTTGGTATTTCTGTAGTTATTTTCATATCGTTACGTGTACTTCCGGGCGATGTTGCGCAAGTTATGGCCGGCTTAAACGCTCCTAGCGGAAAAGCAGAGGAGCTTAGAGCAGAACTTGGTATTAATAAACCACTTTTTACGCAGTATGTTGACTGGATTTGTGGTGTTTTCCGCGGTGACTTTGGCGTGTCCATGTTAACTGGTCGTTCCGTAAGTTCAACTATTGCGATGCGTGCTTCTATTACTTTTCCACTGATTCTTTTGGGTCTGTTTATTGCTTTAGTAGTTGGTATTTCACTTGGATGTTTGCAAATTACTCATGAAGGCAAATTTTCACAGGCAATTATGCGCTTTTTGGCTATTACAGCAGGCTCTGTTCCAGCATTATGGGGTTGCATGCTACTTATTTTGCTATTAGGACGCGGTATTGGTGTGTTCAGTTTGTTGCCAACTCAAGGTTTCCCTACAGATGGCTGGAGCGAATTTCCTGAAGCTTTTGCGTCTCTTCTTATTCCGGCTCTTACAGTAGGACTTATTGTTGGATCTAGTTTTATGCGTTACACTGCTGCAACTGTTGAAAATATTGTTAAAAGTGAAGTAGCTTCTCAAGCTATGGCTTGCGGAATGACTCGCAAACAAGTTGTGTGGCGTGTTGGTTTGCGACTTGCTCTTCCTCAACTTGTATCTGTTATTGGTTTAACTTTCGCTCATATGGTTATGGGCGTGATGGTTATTGAAAACCTGTTTTCCTTACCTGGTATTGGTACGGGAATGGTTCGAGATGTTGGTTTGCGCGATCTAATTGCAGTGCAAGGTGAGCTTTTTATGCTTGCTGCGCTGTTCTTACTAATCGGCTTTGTAGTTGACATTACCCATCGACTACTTGACCCTAGGTTATCTAAAGATAGTTTGAATTAA
- a CDS encoding ABC transporter substrate-binding protein, whose protein sequence is MANSKPEESVHEENGATEKFSGKTNNETNKSTSFVASTDSSLNEAEKYAYSGSKRKMGKIWLFSLAIVLVVVFSAIFATLTTSNKPNKSNSVSEISNKTISIGLKLAPTNLDIRNQSGSSLDQLLIGNVYEGLVARNATNQVVPSLAQSWEVSKDGLRYTFHMRKGAVFSNGNKLTAHDAEWSFSELIAKKYRGSNMVGKVESAKAKDDYTFEITLKEPNAKLLWALCSRSGLVFDKSAKYDAKTQAVGSGPYLIDKFVPNDRVVLKANPRYKGIHRAQTNKIVVRYFVDDNAAVDALSSGSVQALAPISGQLAKPFKDDSKRYDVSAGNGTDKFVLAMNMKGERTKDKRVRKAIRYAIDHKQIIASRGGTDLALGGPIPSLDPGYEDLTKLYPHDLQRAKELMKEVGFDESHPMDLTLTYPNIYGTQIGDQLRSQLKPIGINLKVNIVEFTTWLQDVYKNKQYDLSMVDHNESHDFGQWADPTYYYGYDNKQVQDLYAKAMLCADPKESNKLLAKAARIISEDAPADWLFNYRVVTAKMKNLEGMPFDMNQEILPLYNLRLN, encoded by the coding sequence ATGGCTAACAGCAAACCTGAGGAAAGCGTGCACGAAGAAAACGGCGCGACTGAAAAATTCTCCGGTAAAACTAACAATGAGACTAATAAAAGCACTTCTTTCGTTGCGAGCACTGACTCTTCGCTGAATGAAGCTGAAAAATATGCTTATTCAGGCTCAAAACGCAAAATGGGCAAGATCTGGCTATTTAGCTTAGCTATTGTTTTGGTAGTAGTGTTTAGTGCAATTTTTGCAACTCTTACTACATCTAATAAACCAAATAAATCAAATTCAGTATCGGAAATTTCGAACAAAACTATATCTATAGGTCTAAAGTTAGCTCCTACGAATCTTGATATCCGTAATCAATCAGGTTCCTCACTCGACCAGTTGCTTATTGGTAACGTGTATGAAGGCTTAGTTGCTCGCAATGCTACTAATCAGGTAGTTCCTTCGTTAGCTCAAAGCTGGGAAGTAAGTAAAGATGGTTTGCGTTACACATTCCACATGCGTAAGGGTGCTGTATTTTCTAACGGCAATAAGCTTACTGCGCATGATGCAGAATGGTCGTTTAGCGAGCTTATTGCTAAAAAATATCGCGGCTCTAACATGGTTGGAAAAGTTGAGTCTGCTAAAGCAAAAGATGATTACACGTTTGAAATCACTCTTAAAGAGCCAAATGCTAAGCTTTTGTGGGCACTTTGCAGTCGTTCAGGTTTAGTTTTTGATAAAAGCGCAAAGTATGATGCAAAAACTCAAGCAGTCGGTTCTGGACCGTATCTAATTGACAAATTTGTGCCAAATGATCGTGTTGTTTTAAAAGCAAATCCGCGTTATAAAGGTATTCATCGTGCGCAAACTAATAAGATAGTAGTTCGCTATTTTGTTGACGATAACGCAGCGGTTGACGCACTTTCTTCCGGTTCTGTGCAAGCATTAGCTCCTATTTCTGGTCAACTTGCTAAGCCTTTTAAAGATGATTCCAAGCGTTACGATGTCAGTGCAGGTAATGGCACAGATAAATTTGTTCTAGCTATGAATATGAAAGGCGAACGTACTAAGGATAAGCGCGTGCGCAAAGCTATTCGTTACGCGATTGATCACAAGCAAATTATTGCATCTCGTGGCGGCACGGATTTAGCTCTTGGTGGTCCAATTCCTTCTCTTGACCCTGGTTATGAGGATTTAACTAAGCTGTATCCTCATGATTTGCAGCGCGCTAAGGAGTTAATGAAGGAAGTCGGATTTGACGAATCTCATCCTATGGATTTGACGCTTACTTATCCGAATATTTACGGCACGCAAATTGGCGATCAGCTGCGCTCGCAATTGAAGCCTATTGGAATCAATTTGAAAGTTAATATTGTTGAGTTTACTACTTGGCTTCAAGATGTTTATAAGAATAAGCAGTATGATTTGTCGATGGTTGATCACAATGAGAGTCACGATTTTGGGCAGTGGGCGGATCCTACGTATTACTACGGTTACGACAATAAGCAAGTCCAGGATTTGTATGCTAAAGCTATGCTTTGTGCGGATCCTAAAGAGTCAAATAAATTGCTTGCTAAAGCTGCGCGAATTATTAGCGAGGATGCTCCTGCTGATTGGCTGTTTAACTATCGCGTTGTAACTGCGAAAATGAAGAATCTTGAAGGAATGCCTTTTGACATGAATCAAGAGATTTTGCCGCTATACAACCTGCGGCTTAACTGA
- the pdxS gene encoding pyridoxal 5'-phosphate synthase lyase subunit PdxS, which yields MLKGGVIMDVTTPEQARIAEDSGACAVMALERIPADIRAAGGVSRMSDPAMIHGIQEAVSIPVMAKCRIGHFVEAQVLEAIEIDYIDESEVLSPADDVYHINKRDFAVPFVCGAKDLGEALRRINEGASMIRTKGEPGTGDVIQAVRHMRMMNSAIRKLTSMREDELFEEAKNLRVPFELVKYVAQNGKLPVVNFAAGGVATPADAALMMQLGAEGVFVGSGIFKSGDPAKRAAAIVKAVTNYKDAKMIAQLSENLGEAMVGINEQEIKLLMAERGE from the coding sequence ATGCTTAAAGGCGGCGTGATTATGGATGTCACCACCCCAGAGCAGGCGCGAATTGCTGAGGATTCTGGCGCGTGCGCAGTTATGGCTTTGGAACGTATTCCTGCTGATATTCGCGCAGCCGGCGGCGTTTCTCGTATGAGCGACCCAGCAATGATTCACGGCATTCAAGAGGCTGTGTCTATTCCTGTTATGGCAAAATGCCGCATCGGTCACTTTGTTGAAGCACAAGTGCTTGAAGCTATCGAGATCGACTACATCGACGAAAGCGAAGTGCTTTCTCCAGCCGACGACGTGTATCACATCAATAAGCGCGATTTTGCTGTGCCTTTCGTTTGCGGCGCTAAGGATTTGGGCGAAGCTTTGCGCCGAATTAACGAAGGTGCTTCCATGATTCGCACTAAGGGCGAGCCTGGAACTGGAGACGTGATTCAGGCTGTGCGTCACATGCGCATGATGAATTCCGCAATTCGTAAGCTTACAAGCATGCGCGAGGATGAGCTTTTTGAAGAAGCCAAAAATTTGCGCGTGCCTTTCGAACTCGTAAAATACGTTGCACAAAACGGCAAGCTTCCTGTTGTTAACTTCGCAGCCGGCGGCGTTGCTACCCCAGCCGACGCTGCTTTAATGATGCAGCTTGGTGCCGAAGGCGTATTCGTTGGCTCCGGCATCTTTAAGTCTGGAGACCCAGCAAAGCGCGCTGCCGCAATCGTTAAGGCTGTAACTAATTACAAGGATGCCAAGATGATTGCTCAACTTTCCGAAAACTTGGGCGAAGCTATGGTTGGCATTAACGAGCAGGAAATCAAGCTTTTAATGGCTGAGCGAGGCGAGTGA
- the pdxT gene encoding pyridoxal 5'-phosphate synthase glutaminase subunit PdxT, giving the protein MILSNSPTNTDNSAHTVAVLAVQGAFLEHRLMLEKLGAHVIELRQARDLEQSFDRLVLPGGESTVQAKLLREQNMLEPLRERIAGGMPVLGTCAGLILLAKNVEGDEVNGFGTLDVTVKRNAYGRQLGSFHCEAEFGELGNVPMTFIRAPHIAEVGSNAKALATVDGHVVAACQGKQIGTSFHPELDDDMRIHQLFLDL; this is encoded by the coding sequence GTGATTTTGTCAAACTCACCTACCAATACTGATAACTCCGCTCATACTGTAGCAGTTTTAGCTGTTCAAGGTGCTTTTCTTGAACATCGCTTAATGCTTGAAAAATTAGGCGCGCACGTTATTGAACTTCGTCAAGCGCGCGACTTGGAGCAGTCTTTTGACCGCTTAGTACTTCCGGGCGGCGAAAGCACTGTGCAAGCTAAGCTTCTTCGTGAGCAAAATATGCTCGAACCTTTGCGCGAGCGCATTGCAGGAGGGATGCCTGTTCTTGGCACTTGCGCAGGTTTGATTTTGCTTGCGAAAAACGTGGAAGGTGACGAAGTAAACGGTTTTGGCACTTTAGACGTAACAGTTAAACGCAATGCTTACGGACGCCAGCTCGGAAGCTTCCATTGCGAGGCTGAATTTGGTGAGCTAGGCAATGTGCCGATGACGTTTATTCGCGCGCCTCACATTGCAGAAGTAGGCTCTAATGCCAAAGCTCTTGCAACTGTAGATGGTCATGTTGTCGCCGCGTGCCAAGGAAAGCAAATCGGCACATCCTTCCACCCGGAGCTTGACGACGATATGCGAATCCATCAGCTTTTCCTGGATTTGTAA